The Rhipicephalus sanguineus isolate Rsan-2018 chromosome 7, BIME_Rsan_1.4, whole genome shotgun sequence genome includes a window with the following:
- the LOC125759216 gene encoding uncharacterized protein LOC125759216, whose translation MEHVVQTRLIRYLEDHHLLPDTMFGFRPHLAAPDIMLLLKHQVLYNRTLDTQVIVGLDVSKAFDNVHHTAILQNLQALGVGNRTYTYVRDFLTNRQVQLDTGEGELSTITPGSRGTPQGSVLSPLLFNVALLGLPELLADIPNLHHTLYADDLTLWVTRGSDGQIEETLQTAIDRVGSYLSTVGLSCSATKSEYIVIPSQGRKPKQVSFHLQVQGMQIPQTDHIRILGLHLQANGGNSTALQRIDQSAIQIGRLLKQVANKHAGMRESNLLRLVQAFVCTRVTYVAPYLRLTRADLDRLDASLRKAYKTALGLPMSTSTSKLMALGVSNTVNELIEATLTSQYQRLSLTHAGRAVLHQIGLIPTRAATTYQDIPTAQRLSLCIPPLPKHMHPEHHADRRADRARQLQKRFASRPDVTYTDASRHPHRSTMVAVALAPHRGWSTACSVIHSTDITVAEEVAIALAMTDRTTKVIVSDSQLAIRNFDAGRISTQAYSIIKDHTPPTSPRLLIWAPAHESLSGNVQAHTLARDLNYRVEFLTPHTSHSSPSQACEKQTPLFTYTDILQHYRLGRLHYPPAHKDLPRRDAVLWRKLQTGVFPNPWLYSKVYPHLVTPHCRYCSQSATLIHMAWTCPQYADASHTEDTWESLLRTTDSAQQRRVISRALEAAASQGIPADLV comes from the coding sequence ATGGAACATGTTGTCCAGACCCGTCTTATCCGCTACTTGGAGGATCATCATCTACTTCCCGATACCATGTTCGGCTTCCGCCCACACCTGGCGGCGCCGGATATTATGCTCCTACTCAAACACCAGGTGCTCTACAACCGCACTCTAGACACCCAAGTCATTGTTGGTCTTGATGTTTCCAAAGCCTTTGATAATGTACATCACACCGCCATCCTGCAGAATTTACAGGCTTTGGGAGTGGGGAATAGGACGTATACATATGTGAGGGATTTCCTTACCAATCGCCAAGTGCAACTTGACACCGGCGAAGGAGAGCTTTCCACCATCACGCCCGGCAGTCGTGGAACACCTCAAGGCTCCGTGCTATCCCCACTCCTCTTCAATGTTGCACTGTTAGGACTTCCCGAACTTCTGGCTGACATCCCAAATCTGCATCACACACTCTATGCAGATGACCTCACGCTGTGGGTTACACGAGGTAGCGACGGCCAAATCGAAGAAACCCTACAAACAGCCATCGACCGCGTGGGCAGCTATCTCTCTACGGTTGGCCTGTCCTGCTCGGCAACCAAATCCGAGTACATTGTTATTCCATCACAGGGACGCAAACCTAAACAGGTCTCTTTCCATCTCCAAGTACAGGGGATGCAAATCCCTCAAACAGATCACATCCGCATCCTAGGACTGCACCTACAGGCCAATGGTGGCAACTCCACCGCTCTTCAGCGAATCGACCAATCTGCCATCCAAATTGGTCGCCTTCTCAAGCAGGTTGCCAACAAGCACGCAGGCATGCGCGAATCCAACCTTCTTCGGCTGGTTCAGGCATTTGTCTGCACACGCGTCACCTACGTGGCCCCCTACCTCCGCCTTACGCGCGCTGATCTCGATCGCCTCGATGCTTCGCTTCGCAAGGCATACAAGACCGCCTTAGGACTCCCAATGTCCACTTCTACCTCCAAACTTATGGCCCTTGGGGTGTCGAACACGGTCAACGAGCTTATCGAAGCTACCCTCACGTCCCAGTACCAGCGACTCTCACTCACGCATGCGGGACGCGCTGTATTGCACCAAATTGGACTCATCCCCACGCGGGCGGCCACCACTTACCAAGACATACCGACAGCTCAACGACTCAGCCTCTGTATTCCTCCACTCCCCAAACACATGCACCCCGAACATCACGCGGATCGCAGGGCCGACCGTGCGCGCCAACTACAGAAACGTTTCGCAAGTCGCCCCGATGTCACCTACACAGACGCCTCTCGGCACCCACATCGTTCAACAATGGTGGCTGTCGCCCTGGCCCCACACCGCGGTTGGAGCACGGCATGCAGTGTAATTCACTCCACCGATATAACAGTTGCTGAAGAGGTTGCCATTGCTTTGGCAATGACCGACCGTACAACCAAGGTGATCGTAAGCGATTCCCAGCTCGCCATCCGAAATTTTGACGCGGGCCGTATCTCTACACAGGCATACTCAATCATAAAGGACCACACCCCACCTACCTCACCTCGCCTTCTTATCTGGGCCCCGGCCCATGAATCTCTTAGTGGAAATGTGCAGGCACACACTCTCGCCCGAGATCTCAACTACCGGGTGGAGTTCCTTACGCCTCACACTTCCCATTCTTCGCCCTCGCAGGCCTGCGAAAAACAAACTCCTTTGTTTACTTACACAGACATTTTACAGCACTACAGACTAGGCCGTCTCCACTACCCTCCAGCTCATAAAGACCTCCCCCGACGTGATGCCGTCCTGTGGCGCAAGCTTCAGACGGGTGTCTTTCCCAACCCCTGGCTTTATAGCAAGGTATACccacacctcgtgacaccacactgcagatactgctcacagtcagccaccctcatacacatggcgtggacgtgcccacagtacgctgacgcttcacacacagaagatacgtgggagtcccttctgcgtaccaccgactcggcacagcaacgccgggtaatatcacgcgcattggaggccgcggcgtcccaaggcattcccgctgacctcgtctaa